One Streptomyces mobaraensis NBRC 13819 = DSM 40847 DNA segment encodes these proteins:
- a CDS encoding SRPBCC family protein, producing METVTVRRVIAAPITDVFEWCATTTNYTRSPFVLKARLARPGADAPYGVGAVRLHTWLIGWFRERVTAYNPPYDFAYDVDRSYPPARHELGRMTFAEVPGGTLVTWTTTFGLPVPGGTRLARHFAKPVIARVFADILTAADRSLATGTART from the coding sequence ATGGAAACCGTGACCGTACGACGTGTCATCGCGGCCCCGATCACCGACGTCTTCGAGTGGTGCGCCACGACCACCAACTACACCCGCTCCCCGTTCGTGCTCAAGGCCCGCCTGGCCCGTCCGGGCGCGGACGCGCCGTACGGGGTGGGTGCCGTCCGGCTGCACACCTGGCTGATCGGCTGGTTCCGCGAACGCGTCACGGCCTACAACCCGCCCTACGACTTCGCCTACGACGTCGACCGCAGCTACCCGCCGGCCCGCCACGAACTCGGCCGCATGACGTTCGCCGAAGTCCCCGGAGGCACCCTCGTCACCTGGACGACCACCTTCGGTCTTCCCGTCCCGGGCGGCACCCGCCTCGCCCGCCACTTCGCCAAGCCCGTCATCGCCCGCGTCTTCGCCGACATCCTCACCGCCGCCGACAGGTCCCTCGCCACGGGAACGGCCCGGACCTGA
- a CDS encoding fumarylacetoacetate hydrolase family protein encodes MKLLRVGPAGAERPALLDEEGTLRDLSALVPDVDGALLGDRPLLAHIRAAVGARVLAALDPAGLRVGPPVARIGKIVCVGLNYRAHVTEIGARTPAEPVLFLKAPDTVAGPDDPVLVPPGSRKTDWEAELAVVIGRTARRLTTDEEALAAVAGYTISNDVSERAYQLERGGQWDKGKNCETFNPLGPWLVTADEVPDPQELTIRAWVNGALMQEGSTADQIFPVAHLVRYISQFMTLYPGDVINTGTPAGVALGRPEPKPYLRSGDVVELAIDGLGRQRQHLKDG; translated from the coding sequence ATGAAGCTGCTCCGGGTCGGCCCGGCGGGGGCGGAGCGCCCCGCGCTGCTGGACGAGGAAGGCACGCTGCGCGACCTCTCCGCGCTCGTCCCTGACGTGGACGGCGCGCTGCTCGGCGACCGCCCGCTGCTCGCCCACATCCGTGCGGCCGTCGGTGCGCGCGTGCTCGCGGCCCTGGACCCGGCGGGCCTGCGCGTCGGCCCGCCGGTGGCCCGGATCGGCAAGATCGTCTGCGTGGGGCTCAACTACCGTGCCCATGTCACCGAGATCGGCGCTCGCACGCCCGCCGAGCCGGTCCTCTTCCTCAAGGCTCCGGACACCGTCGCCGGCCCGGACGACCCCGTGCTCGTCCCGCCCGGCAGCCGGAAGACCGACTGGGAGGCCGAACTCGCCGTCGTCATCGGCCGCACGGCCCGTCGGCTGACCACGGACGAGGAGGCGCTGGCCGCCGTCGCGGGCTACACCATCAGCAATGACGTGTCCGAACGCGCCTACCAGCTCGAACGCGGCGGCCAGTGGGACAAGGGCAAGAACTGCGAGACGTTCAACCCGCTCGGCCCCTGGCTCGTCACCGCCGACGAGGTGCCCGACCCCCAGGAACTGACGATCCGCGCCTGGGTCAACGGCGCGCTGATGCAGGAGGGGAGCACGGCGGACCAGATCTTCCCCGTGGCTCATCTCGTGCGCTATATCAGTCAGTTCATGACGCTCTACCCTGGGGACGTCATCAACACCGGCACCCCGGCAGGCGTCGCCCTGGGCCGACCCGAGCCCAAGCCGTACCTCCGCTCCGGAGACGTCGTCGAGCTCGCGATCGACGGTCTGGGGCGGCAGCGGCAGCACCTCAAGGACGGGTAG
- a CDS encoding YidC/Oxa1 family membrane protein insertase: MSFFAPLGALLSHVADALEPAFGASATAATVVLLTLCVRLCLHPLSRSAARGERAKAALAPRLAELKRKHGKDPERLRQATAELYAETGVSPLAGCLPMLVQLPVFYVMYHLFSTGSGGDLLDHTLFGAPLGGRWTNALADGGPLGSHGLVYLVLFAVVAAAATWTFRRARRTAAATPLPAADESVPGAEAVALAARISPFLSFATLITVAVVPLAAALYVVTTTLWTAAERAYLHRDRSGADPQTRNEPAAGSEGEPGARHPRPTTG, translated from the coding sequence ATGTCCTTTTTCGCGCCCTTGGGTGCACTCCTGTCCCATGTCGCCGACGCGCTCGAACCCGCCTTCGGCGCCTCGGCGACGGCCGCCACCGTCGTCCTCCTCACCCTGTGCGTACGGCTCTGCCTGCACCCCTTGTCCCGGTCCGCCGCCCGCGGCGAACGGGCCAAGGCGGCCCTCGCCCCGCGACTGGCCGAGCTCAAGCGCAAGCACGGCAAGGATCCGGAGCGGCTGCGGCAAGCGACGGCCGAGCTGTACGCGGAGACCGGCGTGTCCCCGCTGGCGGGCTGCCTGCCCATGCTCGTCCAACTGCCCGTCTTCTACGTGATGTACCACCTGTTCTCGACCGGATCCGGAGGTGACCTCCTCGACCACACCCTGTTCGGCGCCCCGCTCGGCGGCCGGTGGACGAACGCGCTCGCCGACGGTGGCCCGCTGGGTTCGCACGGCCTCGTCTACCTGGTCCTGTTCGCGGTGGTGGCCGCCGCCGCCACCTGGACGTTCCGGCGCGCCCGCCGGACGGCCGCCGCGACGCCGCTCCCCGCCGCCGACGAGTCCGTCCCGGGCGCGGAGGCGGTCGCCCTGGCGGCGCGGATCTCGCCGTTCCTGTCCTTCGCCACCCTGATCACCGTGGCGGTCGTACCGCTCGCCGCGGCCCTGTACGTGGTGACGACGACGCTGTGGACGGCGGCCGAAAGGGCGTACCTCCACCGGGACCGGTCCGGGGCCGACCCTCAGACGCGGAACGAGCCGGCGGCCGGCTCGGAGGGCGAGCCGGGGGCCCGCCACCCCCGTCCCACGACCGGGTGA
- a CDS encoding DUF6412 domain-containing protein, which produces MRRVIRTHVAMFLALFAELLLAQCGLLSILMSAVAVASTTAVAAALTVRAVLVAAVRTGPLTPTRIRTAIRDRELRTAFLAQRDPDARGRRRPRAPGRLVLTAA; this is translated from the coding sequence ATGAGGCGCGTCATCCGCACACACGTCGCCATGTTCCTCGCCCTGTTCGCCGAGCTCCTGCTCGCGCAGTGCGGACTGCTGAGCATCCTGATGAGCGCGGTGGCCGTCGCCTCCACGACCGCCGTCGCGGCGGCCCTGACGGTACGCGCCGTCCTGGTGGCGGCGGTCCGCACGGGCCCGCTGACCCCGACCCGAATACGCACCGCGATCCGGGACAGGGAACTGCGCACGGCCTTCCTCGCCCAACGCGACCCCGACGCCAGGGGCCGCCGGCGCCCGAGGGCGCCCGGACGTCTCGTCCTGACGGCCGCGTAG